The following coding sequences lie in one Bacteroidota bacterium genomic window:
- the nrfD gene encoding polysulfide reductase NrfD, with amino-acid sequence MAQSLPRDEAKKRLDKITTDLFRPIIKHDHISHLWVFILLLIIGLGLASWFFQIKNGLAVTAMRDHVSWGMYISNFVFFVAVSLIGSLISSIMHLLNIHWAKPVSRIAEQIAIAAVTLAGLIIITDMGRPDRFLNIFLHGRFASPIVWDVTVITTYMVISALLLYIPLIPDIALLRDRLKGIPNWQQKLYKILSLGWKGSAAQYKKIYHSMRILMILIIPVALAIHTVTSWLFAATLRPGWDTTIFGPYFVTGAFVAGTAAVIITMYVYRSRYDLQEYIHDKLFDNMNKLLVLVLLVYLYFNINEFFVPGYKMKTADGIHLRSLFTGTYAPMFWMVQIGGLILPIILLVFKPFRKPAPSLIISIFVLLGAWFKRYLIVIPTVQHPYLPIQNVPESFHTYVPTGIEVSVTLFAFASAILIMTVLAKLFPVITIWELAEEEGIDKDLLNENYDH; translated from the coding sequence ATGGCTCAATCATTACCGAGAGACGAGGCTAAAAAAAGATTGGATAAAATAACAACTGATCTTTTCAGACCCATTATAAAACACGACCATATTAGTCATTTATGGGTGTTTATTTTATTACTTATTATTGGTCTTGGTTTGGCATCCTGGTTTTTCCAAATAAAAAATGGATTAGCAGTTACAGCCATGAGAGACCATGTGTCATGGGGTATGTATATCTCCAATTTTGTCTTTTTTGTTGCCGTCAGTTTAATTGGTTCTTTAATCAGTTCCATTATGCATTTACTGAATATTCATTGGGCAAAACCTGTTTCCAGAATTGCAGAGCAGATTGCTATAGCAGCAGTTACATTGGCAGGATTGATTATTATTACAGATATGGGACGCCCTGATCGTTTTCTAAATATCTTTTTGCATGGACGATTTGCCTCTCCTATTGTTTGGGATGTAACAGTAATTACGACCTATATGGTGATCAGCGCATTACTACTTTACATTCCGCTTATTCCGGATATTGCATTATTAAGAGATCGCTTAAAAGGAATCCCAAACTGGCAACAAAAACTATATAAAATATTATCCTTAGGCTGGAAAGGATCTGCTGCACAATATAAAAAGATCTACCATTCAATGAGAATCCTGATGATTCTAATTATTCCGGTTGCTTTGGCTATTCATACAGTCACATCCTGGCTATTTGCAGCAACATTGCGACCAGGATGGGATACCACTATTTTCGGACCCTACTTTGTAACCGGAGCTTTTGTTGCAGGAACAGCTGCTGTTATTATTACGATGTATGTATACCGTAGTCGTTACGATTTGCAGGAATATATTCATGATAAACTATTCGACAATATGAATAAACTGCTGGTTCTTGTACTGCTGGTCTATCTGTATTTTAACATCAATGAATTTTTTGTTCCCGGTTATAAAATGAAAACTGCCGATGGCATACACCTCAGGAGTTTATTTACAGGTACTTATGCTCCCATGTTCTGGATGGTGCAAATTGGAGGTTTGATACTCCCAATTATTCTATTGGTTTTTAAACCGTTTAGAAAACCTGCCCCAAGTTTAATTATATCAATATTTGTTTTATTGGGAGCTTGGTTTAAACGCTACCTGATTGTTATCCCTACGGTTCAGCATCCCTATTTACCGATTCAAAATGTGCCTGAGAGTTTTCATACCTATGTTCCAACGGGAATTGAGGTTTCTGTGACCCTATTTGCATTTGCTTCAGCCATATTAATAATGACCGTATTGGCAAAACTATTTCCTGTAATCACAATTTGGGAGTTAGCCGAAGAGGAAGGTATCGACAAAGATTTATTGAATGAAAATTACGATCACTGA
- a CDS encoding 4Fe-4S dicluster domain-containing protein, whose translation MAENNNEQNKHSRRKFIRNLGVTVGVGAIAGTGAIYTASKVQKNKVKVLTQDGHLVEVDANEISPVSKKEELTAQQKRGKEGIAGKKWVMVIDLAKCRNARDCMKACQSAHHLHPEQHHINTLRMQDSEDTSPYYMPKNCFHCDNPPCTKVCPVNATWKRQDGIVLIDNERCIGCRFCMAACPYSARIFNWQEPLPVTGDEEKTYDVELNVPQKKGTISKCLFSADRLRQGKLPYCVEACKNSVFWFGDKNEDAVTNGTSGETAKFSKLIKENAGYTIMPELGTEPQVFYLPPKNRLFPYEEETNGTDAHEKHS comes from the coding sequence ATGGCAGAAAATAATAATGAGCAAAACAAGCATTCCCGAAGAAAATTCATAAGGAATTTAGGTGTAACTGTTGGTGTTGGTGCAATTGCCGGAACAGGAGCAATTTACACGGCTTCCAAAGTGCAAAAAAATAAAGTAAAAGTGCTCACACAAGATGGGCATTTGGTAGAAGTCGATGCAAATGAAATTAGTCCTGTCTCCAAAAAAGAAGAATTGACCGCACAGCAGAAGCGTGGGAAAGAAGGAATTGCTGGCAAAAAGTGGGTAATGGTTATCGATCTTGCAAAATGCCGAAACGCCAGAGATTGTATGAAAGCTTGTCAAAGTGCACATCATCTGCATCCTGAACAACATCATATTAACACCTTGAGAATGCAGGATAGTGAAGACACTTCTCCTTACTATATGCCAAAGAATTGCTTCCATTGCGACAATCCTCCCTGTACTAAAGTTTGTCCTGTTAATGCCACTTGGAAACGTCAGGATGGAATAGTTTTAATTGATAACGAAAGATGCATTGGTTGTCGTTTTTGTATGGCTGCTTGCCCCTATTCAGCAAGGATCTTTAATTGGCAGGAGCCGCTACCTGTTACAGGTGATGAAGAAAAAACCTATGATGTAGAACTTAATGTTCCTCAGAAAAAAGGAACCATTTCAAAATGTTTGTTTAGTGCAGATAGGCTTAGACAAGGAAAACTTCCTTATTGTGTTGAAGCCTGTAAAAATAGTGTTTTCTGGTTTGGTGATAAAAACGAAGATGCTGTGACAAATGGTACATCAGGTGAAACAGCAAAATTCAGTAAGCTTATTAAAGAAAATGCAGGCTACACGATTATGCCTGAATTAGGAACTGAACCACAAGTATTTTATCTGCCTCCTAAAAACAGATTGTTTCCGTATGAAGAAGAGACAAATGGAACAGATGCTCATGAAAAACATAGCTAA
- a CDS encoding polyprenyl synthetase family protein, whose protein sequence is MSVQLKKIKSPVIKELEEFNTFFYNSLKSKVSLLDTILKYIVKQKGKQVRPLFVLLSAGLNGQINQKTYRGAALIELLHTASLVHDDVVDDSMQRRGVFSINALWKNKISVLIGDYLLSRGMLLALNNKDYETLEITSEAVKMMSEGELLQIEKARTLDIKEDVYFKIIKMKTASLIASSCAIGAASVEASEMDQNLMKEFGENTGIAFQIKDDLLDFSTDITGKPKGTDLKEKKLTLPLIYALKKADKSEKKRIINLISRHHKKKDTYHTVIRFIEENKGFEYAIQLMNEYRQKALDNLKPFPDNAYKQSLTELVNFTVDRKK, encoded by the coding sequence ATGTCAGTACAACTTAAGAAAATTAAATCACCCGTAATTAAAGAATTAGAAGAATTTAACACCTTCTTTTACAATTCACTTAAGTCAAAAGTATCCTTACTCGACACCATTTTAAAATATATTGTCAAGCAAAAAGGAAAACAAGTTAGGCCTCTTTTCGTTCTGCTTTCAGCAGGACTAAATGGTCAAATTAATCAAAAAACATATAGGGGAGCAGCTCTGATTGAATTGCTACACACAGCTTCCTTGGTGCACGATGATGTGGTTGACGATTCCATGCAAAGAAGAGGAGTGTTTTCAATTAATGCGCTTTGGAAAAATAAAATTTCTGTTCTTATAGGTGATTATCTATTATCGCGGGGCATGTTGCTGGCCTTAAATAACAAGGATTATGAAACACTTGAGATTACTTCTGAAGCGGTTAAAATGATGAGTGAAGGCGAGCTTTTGCAAATCGAAAAAGCCAGAACGCTTGACATCAAGGAAGACGTTTATTTCAAAATAATAAAAATGAAAACAGCCTCTTTAATTGCATCAAGTTGTGCTATTGGAGCAGCTTCTGTTGAGGCTTCTGAAATGGATCAGAATTTAATGAAAGAATTTGGTGAAAATACTGGAATTGCTTTTCAAATTAAAGATGACCTTCTGGATTTTAGCACAGACATAACCGGAAAACCCAAAGGAACTGATTTAAAAGAAAAAAAACTTACATTGCCATTGATATATGCATTAAAAAAAGCTGATAAATCTGAAAAGAAACGTATCATCAATCTTATTTCCAGACATCATAAAAAGAAAGATACCTACCACACAGTTATTCGCTTTATTGAGGAAAACAAAGGCTTTGAATATGCAATTCAATTAATGAATGAATACAGGCAAAAGGCTCTGGATAATTTAAAACCATTTCCTGATAATGCTTACAAACAATCTTTAACCGAATTGGTAAACTTTACAGTTGATAGGAAAAAGTAA
- a CDS encoding prolyl oligopeptidase family serine peptidase translates to MIKAHLKRIENYQVLTSKSNLLLVDIHYAESNLAKPVIIFSHGFKSFKNWGALDLIADYFASMGYIFLKFNHSHNGTTHDAPAIISDSEKFGNNTIELELNDLEAVIDLCLLNDLDELKINSEAIYLMGHSRGGSNSIIKASENKHIKKLITWAAFNDYEKTWNRFYDMDEWKKQGVNYRENKKTAENLPVYYSLYENFLKYKERFNIKHAVEKLEIPMLAIHGIDDEFIPYEEAIQLKKWNKNIDINILPYTSHNFGSSHPYTKNTLSDDIRIVCDESIKFLQE, encoded by the coding sequence ATGATTAAAGCCCATTTAAAGCGCATTGAAAACTATCAGGTTTTGACGTCAAAGTCCAATTTACTGTTGGTAGATATCCATTATGCAGAAAGTAATTTAGCAAAGCCGGTTATTATCTTTTCACATGGTTTTAAATCGTTTAAAAATTGGGGAGCATTGGATCTGATTGCTGATTATTTTGCTAGCATGGGATACATCTTTTTAAAGTTTAATCATTCACATAATGGGACAACCCATGACGCACCTGCCATAATATCTGATAGTGAGAAGTTTGGAAACAATACGATAGAACTAGAATTAAATGATCTGGAAGCAGTAATAGACTTATGTCTGCTAAACGATTTAGATGAACTGAAAATAAATTCAGAAGCCATTTATTTAATGGGTCATAGCAGGGGAGGTTCGAATTCAATAATCAAAGCCTCCGAGAACAAACACATAAAAAAATTAATTACATGGGCTGCTTTTAATGATTATGAAAAAACCTGGAATCGGTTTTATGATATGGATGAATGGAAGAAGCAAGGCGTTAATTATCGGGAAAATAAAAAAACGGCTGAGAATCTTCCTGTTTATTATAGCTTGTATGAAAACTTTTTGAAATACAAAGAGCGATTTAATATAAAGCATGCAGTGGAAAAGCTTGAGATTCCTATGTTAGCTATTCATGGAATTGATGATGAATTTATACCCTATGAAGAAGCCATTCAGCTAAAGAAATGGAATAAGAATATTGATATTAATATTTTGCCTTACACATCCCACAATTTTGGATCATCACATCCCTATACAAAAAACACACTATCCGATGATATTCGAATAGTGTGTGATGAATCAATTAAATTTCTTCAAGAATAG
- a CDS encoding biopolymer transporter ExbD, with amino-acid sequence MNGRFDRKQGKKAPGISTASLPDIVFMLLFFFMVATVMRDSEALVQTNIPKASELTKLEKKEWVATINIGPPVPSYQAIKGTAPVLQFNDKFGTVDEVVEFVENERLQREPRIRPYISYALKVDKDVKMGIVSDVKQELRRANALKLTYLATAGTEDYR; translated from the coding sequence ATGAACGGAAGATTTGATAGAAAACAGGGCAAAAAAGCGCCTGGCATTTCAACAGCCTCCTTGCCTGACATCGTGTTCATGCTTTTATTCTTCTTCATGGTGGCAACTGTAATGCGCGATTCAGAAGCATTGGTTCAAACCAATATTCCGAAAGCCAGTGAATTAACCAAGCTTGAAAAGAAAGAATGGGTAGCCACAATTAATATTGGGCCACCAGTTCCGTCATATCAGGCTATTAAGGGAACAGCACCAGTACTTCAGTTCAATGATAAATTTGGAACTGTAGATGAAGTCGTTGAATTCGTAGAAAATGAACGCTTACAACGTGAGCCTCGAATTCGTCCTTATATCTCCTATGCTTTAAAAGTGGACAAAGATGTGAAAATGGGTATTGTTTCAGATGTGAAACAAGAACTCCGAAGAGCAAATGCTTTAAAACTCACTTATTTGGCTACTGCAGGTACAGAGGATTATCGCTGA
- a CDS encoding biopolymer transporter ExbD, with the protein MRKKNRETPEVNGSSTADIAFLLLIFFLMVTTIESNEGIPRKLPPLPENPDEIIESKLHKRNVFEIRVNSSDQLLVEGEYASVADLRRLTKEFILNYRRNPNLSDDPQVAVVSIKNDRGTSYKTYIGIQNELAAAYNEIRDSEARARFGDVMDEITEDQQNEVKDKFPMKVSEAEPENIGGSK; encoded by the coding sequence ATGAGAAAGAAAAATAGAGAAACACCAGAAGTCAATGGAAGCTCAACAGCTGATATCGCTTTCTTGCTGTTGATTTTCTTCCTGATGGTAACCACCATTGAATCCAATGAGGGTATACCCAGAAAGCTTCCACCATTACCTGAAAATCCTGATGAGATAATTGAATCAAAACTTCATAAAAGAAATGTGTTTGAAATACGTGTCAATTCATCCGATCAGTTATTGGTAGAAGGCGAGTATGCTTCAGTGGCAGATTTAAGAAGATTAACCAAGGAGTTTATTCTGAACTATAGGCGAAATCCAAATCTTTCTGACGATCCTCAAGTAGCCGTAGTTTCCATCAAAAATGATAGAGGAACAAGCTACAAAACATATATTGGTATTCAAAACGAACTGGCAGCTGCCTATAACGAAATACGTGATAGTGAAGCGCGAGCGAGGTTTGGTGATGTTATGGATGAAATAACAGAAGATCAGCAGAACGAAGTAAAGGATAAGTTTCCAATGAAAGTTTCAGAAGCAGAACCCGAAAATATAGGAGGTAGCAAATGA
- a CDS encoding MotA/TolQ/ExbB proton channel family protein, which produces MKKTFLFLAMLVMVFAINTSYAQTMAAPEQDSTELEDDTTAVVEMPVEDAADVATEDAAPERKGTQVIKKFFIDGGGFMFPVLFCLILGLAIAIEKIITLNMKAVNSKKLLAQIEDHFKKNDAEGAQEVARNTRGTVASIVYQAISRRKEGIESVEKSIVSYGSVQMGLLEKGLIWISLFIAIAPMLGFMGTVVGMIDAFDKIEQAGTISPSLVAGGIKIALLTTVGGLIVGVILQLFYNYLISKVDGIVNDMEDSSITLVDMMLEYGISEKDKQ; this is translated from the coding sequence ATGAAAAAAACATTTTTATTTTTAGCGATGTTGGTCATGGTTTTTGCCATTAATACAAGCTATGCTCAAACTATGGCTGCTCCTGAGCAGGACTCAACTGAATTAGAAGACGACACCACAGCAGTTGTTGAAATGCCAGTTGAAGATGCTGCAGATGTTGCAACTGAAGATGCAGCTCCTGAACGCAAGGGAACGCAGGTTATTAAAAAATTCTTCATCGATGGTGGTGGATTTATGTTTCCTGTACTTTTCTGTTTGATTCTTGGTCTTGCAATAGCCATTGAAAAGATCATTACATTGAACATGAAAGCGGTTAATTCCAAAAAATTATTAGCTCAAATTGAAGATCATTTCAAGAAAAATGATGCTGAAGGAGCTCAAGAAGTTGCACGTAACACACGTGGTACTGTTGCTTCTATTGTTTATCAGGCAATCAGCCGCAGAAAAGAAGGAATCGAATCCGTTGAAAAATCAATTGTTTCGTATGGTTCCGTTCAAATGGGACTGCTTGAAAAAGGTCTTATTTGGATATCCTTATTTATTGCCATTGCACCTATGCTTGGATTTATGGGTACTGTTGTTGGTATGATCGATGCCTTTGATAAAATTGAGCAAGCAGGTACTATTTCACCTTCATTAGTTGCCGGTGGTATTAAAATCGCACTTTTGACAACTGTTGGTGGTTTGATCGTTGGTGTTATTCTTCAATTATTTTACAACTATCTTATTTCTAAAGTAGATGGTATTGTAAACGATATGGAAGATTCTTCAATCACGTTGGTTGATATGATGCTCGAATACGGTATTTCTGAAAAAGACAAACAATAA
- a CDS encoding TatD family hydrolase, protein MFIDTHTHLFLEEFNHDRKEAVQRAIDVGVNQLILPNVDSETLPALKKMVNDFPAICHPLFGLHPGSVKENFKEELAIVREHLNDERCIGIGEIGLDFYWDDTFRKEQFEAFDTQIKWAAEKNLPIVIHLRNSYQEVIDIVRSNLQLGIKGVFHCFTGTKEEATEIIEMGFLLGIGGIVTFKNSGLSETLKHIDPANLVIETDSPYLAPVPFRGKRNESSYIVKVVEKLAEIYQLTKEEVAEITTTSAKNLFQI, encoded by the coding sequence ATGTTTATTGATACACATACCCATTTGTTTTTAGAGGAATTTAATCACGATCGCAAGGAAGCTGTACAGCGCGCCATTGATGTCGGAGTAAATCAACTTATTTTACCCAATGTAGATTCTGAGACTTTGCCTGCCTTAAAAAAAATGGTCAATGATTTTCCTGCTATTTGCCACCCACTATTTGGATTGCATCCGGGATCTGTCAAAGAAAATTTCAAAGAAGAACTGGCTATTGTCAGGGAGCATTTGAATGATGAAAGATGCATTGGCATTGGTGAAATTGGACTTGATTTTTATTGGGATGATACTTTCCGAAAAGAACAATTTGAGGCATTTGATACCCAAATAAAATGGGCCGCAGAAAAGAATTTGCCCATTGTAATTCACCTCAGAAACAGTTATCAAGAAGTAATTGATATCGTGAGAAGCAATTTGCAATTAGGCATCAAAGGTGTTTTTCATTGCTTCACAGGAACAAAAGAGGAAGCAACCGAAATTATTGAAATGGGATTTCTTTTGGGAATTGGCGGCATAGTAACTTTTAAAAACTCAGGTCTTTCTGAAACATTAAAACATATTGATCCTGCTAATCTTGTTATCGAAACAGATTCTCCGTATTTAGCTCCTGTTCCCTTTCGTGGTAAAAGAAATGAAAGTTCCTATATTGTAAAAGTAGTCGAAAAGTTGGCAGAAATATATCAGTTAACTAAAGAAGAAGTTGCTGAAATTACTACGACTAGTGCAAAAAATCTATTTCAGATTTAA
- a CDS encoding YifB family Mg chelatase-like AAA ATPase has product MIVKTFGSAVFGVDAQTITIEVDVGRGTKYYLVGLPDNAVKESQQRIEAALKNTGYQLTRKKIIINLAPADIRKEGSAYDLPIAIGIIAASAQIKTHKLNDYILMGELSLDGLLKPIKGALPIAINARKAGFKGLILPKENESEAAIVDNLDVLGIESISDAIDFFNDDKEIIPKKIDTRELFYGNIDNYELDFSDVKGQETIKRALEISAAGNHNAIMIGAPGSGKTMLAKRIPSILPPLDLYEALETTKIYSVAGKMSSESTLMTTRPYRSPHHTVSDVALVGGGNVPQPGEISLSHNGVLFLDELPEFKRTVLEVLRQPMEERKITISRAKFTVDYPASFMLLAAMNPCPCGYYNHPDKDCVCSPGTVQKYLNKISGPLLDRIDLHIEVVPISFDELAHHKAGEESSIIRNRVISAREIQHERFKDFKGIYNNAQMSTQMIHTYCQISDAGNKLLKTAMEKLKLSARAYDRILKVSRTIADLAGVEEIKIEYLAEAIHFRSLDRENWAG; this is encoded by the coding sequence ATGATTGTCAAAACTTTTGGAAGTGCTGTTTTTGGGGTAGATGCCCAAACAATTACCATTGAAGTAGATGTTGGTAGAGGCACCAAATATTATTTGGTTGGCTTGCCTGATAATGCGGTAAAAGAAAGTCAGCAAAGAATTGAAGCTGCCTTAAAAAATACAGGATATCAGTTAACCCGAAAAAAGATCATCATTAATTTGGCTCCGGCTGATATTCGAAAAGAAGGCTCAGCTTATGACTTGCCCATTGCCATCGGAATTATTGCTGCATCCGCTCAAATCAAAACACATAAATTAAACGATTATATATTGATGGGCGAATTATCTCTGGATGGTTTGCTAAAACCCATTAAAGGTGCCTTACCTATTGCCATAAATGCTCGCAAAGCTGGATTTAAAGGCTTGATTCTTCCAAAAGAAAATGAAAGTGAAGCGGCTATTGTTGATAATTTAGATGTTTTGGGAATTGAAAGCATAAGCGATGCTATTGATTTTTTCAATGATGACAAAGAAATCATTCCTAAGAAAATTGATACAAGAGAATTGTTTTATGGTAATATTGATAATTACGAACTTGATTTTTCGGATGTAAAAGGACAGGAAACGATTAAACGAGCATTGGAAATTTCAGCTGCCGGAAATCATAATGCCATCATGATAGGAGCTCCGGGTTCAGGAAAAACAATGTTGGCAAAACGAATTCCTTCTATTTTGCCTCCACTCGATTTATACGAGGCTCTGGAAACAACCAAAATATATTCGGTAGCAGGAAAAATGTCGTCTGAATCGACTTTGATGACAACACGCCCTTATCGTTCTCCACATCATACTGTTAGTGATGTTGCATTGGTTGGAGGCGGAAATGTACCGCAACCTGGTGAAATATCGTTATCGCACAATGGCGTTCTTTTTCTGGATGAGCTTCCAGAGTTTAAACGTACTGTTTTAGAAGTTTTGCGACAACCTATGGAGGAAAGAAAAATTACAATCAGTCGGGCAAAATTCACAGTGGATTACCCTGCTTCTTTTATGCTTCTGGCAGCAATGAATCCTTGTCCTTGTGGCTATTATAATCATCCCGACAAAGATTGTGTTTGCTCTCCGGGAACAGTACAAAAATACCTAAACAAAATATCTGGGCCTTTATTGGATCGAATTGATTTGCATATTGAGGTAGTTCCCATTTCATTTGATGAGTTAGCTCACCATAAAGCAGGTGAAGAATCATCTATAATTCGAAATCGGGTTATATCGGCACGAGAAATTCAGCATGAACGATTTAAAGACTTTAAAGGCATTTATAACAATGCTCAAATGTCAACTCAAATGATTCATACCTATTGTCAGATTTCGGATGCTGGAAATAAACTACTGAAAACAGCTATGGAAAAACTCAAACTTTCGGCCAGAGCCTACGATCGGATATTAAAAGTTTCGAGAACCATTGCCGATTTAGCAGGAGTTGAAGAAATCAAAATTGAATATCTGGCAGAAGCCATCCATTTCAGGAGTTTGGATAGGGAAAACTGGGCGGGGTAG
- a CDS encoding PAS domain S-box protein yields the protein MILDSAFYEKILEATQDGVWVTDKNDVIFYANRAMSEIAGIPIEKIIGNNVLRDFPLETTEQFNKCYLKAKTNLVSESYEVTVKTPAGKDSWQNGWVIPKKDSSGKFDGMITSVRDISLRKEVEIELTNQLIFLDTIMTESPFSMWIADAGGTIIKGNNALFKSLNLDEAQIVGKYNVLKDENLIGQGLLPKIKDVFENNIPAKFTIFWKAEDAGDKGFDTARDLWLSASLFPLINNNGKTEYVVCQWVDITDSKVAEKDLRESEQKYKATYDNAPLAFQSLNNDAIIIDVNPTWLKTLGYERSETIGKWFGDFLHPEYISHFKKSFPAFKKKGTVSDVQFEMKKKDGTYISVSFEGCVAYTPEGKFKQTYCTFKDITQNKIDEKALKESEERFNLAMQASNDGLYDWNLQTNEIYYSPGWKRMLGYANNELPNDFSIWETLTKPEDVAKSWEMQQELIAKKRDRFVMEFQMKHKDGHWIEVLSRAEAIFDENKKAIRIVGTHTNISERKKAEKVLETAAKSFSKIQANELYNAVSRYISEALSLDYVFVGETINENKSIMVLGGVALNKDIDLFEYDLKDTPCQFVIDQESCFYPQNIQQQFPNDQMLKDLNINGYFGIPLYGTSGEAIGIMAALQSKVMQLNPADIAVFNVFSERLAAEIERNRAMDELKNHKENLEEMVQLRTKELEEKNKELEHFNSLFVGREFRINDLKEKVKELENVIEKYRS from the coding sequence ATGATACTAGATTCTGCATTTTATGAAAAGATTTTGGAAGCTACGCAAGATGGTGTTTGGGTGACCGATAAAAATGATGTGATATTTTATGCCAATAGGGCGATGTCAGAGATTGCAGGTATTCCTATTGAAAAAATTATTGGCAACAATGTATTAAGAGATTTCCCATTAGAAACAACAGAGCAATTTAATAAATGCTATCTGAAAGCTAAGACAAACTTAGTGTCGGAGAGCTATGAAGTAACTGTAAAAACACCAGCAGGAAAAGACTCTTGGCAAAATGGTTGGGTGATTCCCAAGAAAGATTCATCTGGCAAATTTGACGGGATGATAACTTCAGTAAGGGATATTAGCTTGCGTAAAGAAGTTGAAATTGAGTTAACCAATCAACTTATTTTTCTTGATACAATTATGACTGAAAGTCCCTTTTCGATGTGGATAGCTGATGCTGGTGGAACCATTATTAAAGGCAATAATGCTTTGTTTAAATCACTCAATCTTGATGAGGCGCAAATTGTTGGAAAGTATAATGTTCTTAAAGATGAAAACCTTATAGGACAAGGCTTGTTGCCGAAAATTAAAGATGTTTTCGAGAATAACATCCCTGCTAAATTCACTATATTTTGGAAAGCCGAAGATGCAGGAGATAAAGGTTTTGATACGGCAAGAGACCTATGGCTATCTGCTTCATTATTTCCCTTGATAAACAATAATGGAAAAACTGAATATGTTGTTTGTCAATGGGTTGATATTACTGATAGTAAAGTTGCCGAGAAGGACTTGCGAGAAAGCGAGCAAAAATATAAGGCTACATACGACAATGCACCGCTTGCTTTTCAATCCTTAAATAATGATGCAATAATAATAGATGTTAATCCAACTTGGTTGAAAACTCTGGGGTACGAAAGGAGTGAAACAATTGGAAAATGGTTTGGTGATTTTCTGCATCCTGAATATATCTCACATTTCAAAAAGAGTTTTCCTGCTTTCAAAAAAAAGGGAACAGTAAGTGATGTTCAATTTGAAATGAAGAAGAAAGATGGTACATATATTTCGGTTTCATTTGAAGGCTGTGTTGCTTATACACCTGAGGGAAAGTTCAAACAAACCTATTGCACTTTTAAAGATATAACGCAAAATAAAATAGATGAAAAGGCTTTAAAAGAAAGCGAGGAAAGGTTCAACCTGGCCATGCAAGCTTCAAACGATGGATTATATGATTGGAATCTACAAACTAACGAAATATATTATTCCCCGGGCTGGAAAAGAATGCTTGGCTATGCTAATAATGAATTACCGAACGATTTTTCTATATGGGAAACTTTAACAAAGCCTGAGGATGTAGCAAAATCATGGGAAATGCAGCAGGAATTGATTGCCAAAAAGAGAGATCGTTTTGTGATGGAATTTCAAATGAAACATAAAGATGGTCATTGGATTGAGGTACTTTCTCGAGCCGAAGCTATTTTTGATGAAAACAAAAAAGCCATTCGAATTGTTGGAACTCATACTAATATTTCTGAAAGGAAAAAAGCAGAAAAGGTGCTTGAAACGGCTGCAAAATCTTTTTCAAAAATACAGGCTAATGAATTATATAATGCAGTTAGCAGATATATATCAGAAGCGTTAAGTCTGGATTATGTGTTCGTAGGAGAAACCATTAATGAGAATAAATCGATCATGGTTTTAGGTGGAGTTGCATTAAATAAAGATATAGATTTATTTGAATACGATTTGAAAGACACCCCATGCCAGTTCGTTATTGACCAAGAAAGTTGTTTTTATCCTCAAAATATTCAGCAGCAGTTTCCTAATGATCAAATGCTAAAGGATTTAAATATAAACGGATATTTTGGAATACCTCTTTATGGTACTTCAGGCGAAGCTATTGGTATTATGGCGGCACTACAGTCAAAAGTTATGCAACTGAACCCTGCTGACATTGCTGTTTTCAATGTATTCTCTGAGCGATTGGCAGCTGAAATTGAAAGAAACAGAGCCATGGACGAGTTGAAAAATCATAAAGAAAATCTGGAAGAAATGGTTCAGCTGAGAACAAAAGAATTAGAAGAAAAAAATAAAGAGCTTGAACATTTTAACAGCTTATTTGTGGGGCGTGAATTTAGAATTAACGATTTAAAGGAAAAAGTGAAAGAACTTGAGAACGTAATTGAAAAATACCGTAGTTGA